In Lagopus muta isolate bLagMut1 chromosome 6, bLagMut1 primary, whole genome shotgun sequence, one DNA window encodes the following:
- the FAM181A gene encoding protein FAM181A: protein MASDSEVKTLLNFVNLASSDIKAALDKSAPCRRSVDHRKYLQKQLKRFSQKYSRVPRCHPAKPPECGPRRGAEDRARSCQPEVPDPGPLSAAATEKMLQAAEVEESLAGEQAVPEQNPEVNRPDQVPMRKRQLPASFWEEPRPPQNLPARGFPTGPEGLPVPRDPPPFEGKKNKRNQESIGPESHEPALNAGEKDAAGVLSGRVGAWTCCPFPCPGPAVYQPPGTLPPSPFSGLGLWRKGAATLPAEAQPFCKEAEGTGQKLYRPVVLKPIPTKPTIPPPIFNVFGYL, encoded by the coding sequence ATGGCATCGGACAGCGAGGTAAAAACCCTGCTGAACTTTGTCAACCTGGCCTCTAGTGACATCAAGGCAGCCCTGGATAAATCTGCTCCCTGCCGTCGGTCGGTGGACCACaggaaatatttgcagaagcagctgaagcGCTTTTCTCAGAAGTACTCGCGGGTGCCACGGTGCCACCCTGCCAAGCCCCCGGAATGTGGCCCACGCCGTGGAGCAGAGGACAGGGCTCGCAGCTGCCAGCCTGAGGTGCCCGACCCTGGCCCCCTCAGTGCGGCTGCCACTGAGAAGATGCTGCAGGCAGCCGAGGTGGAGGAGAGTCTGGCGGGTGAGCAGGCTGTGCCAGAGCAAAACCCTGAGGTCAACAGGCCAGACCAGGTGCCCATGAGGAAACGACAGCTTCCTGCCTCCTTCTGGGAAGAACCGCGGCCGCCACAGAACCTCCCAGCCAGGGGCTTCCCCACGGGCCCTGAGGGGCTACCAGTCCCCAGGGACCCTCCTCCCTtcgagggaaagaaaaacaagaggaacCAAGAGAGTATTGGACCTGAGAGTCATGAGCCTGCCCTGAATGCAGGCGAGAAAGATGCTGCTGGTGTACTCTCAGGCCGGGTGGGTGCCTGGACCTGCTGCCCCTTCCCCTGCCCTGGGCCAGCTGTTTACCAACCCCCAGGAACGCTGCCTCCATCACCTTTCTCAGGGCTAGGGCTGTGGAGGAAGGGCGCTGCCACACTGCCAGCTGAAGCACAGCCCTTCTGCAAGGAGGCAGAGGGCACAGGGCAGAAACTCTACAGGCCTGTGGTTTTGAAACCCATCCCTACCAAGCCTACCATCCCCCCACCGATTTTCAATGTTTTTGGCTACCTTTAG
- the ASB2 gene encoding ankyrin repeat and SOCS box protein 2 isoform X2 — protein MATTTTKSQRQTISCEEYSLYSSMSEDELINMAIQQSLGEDPVGQAAAQGHPKPLGGGPSEAAAPSRANSHNPPYHLYPWQRELDPVVAAIRDGDEKEICNMMKSGKDLSEPNKDGWLPLHEAAYYGQVGCLRLLQKAYPGTIDQRTLNEETALFLATSRGNLDCLLALLQAGAEPDISNKARETPLYKACERKNAEAARLLVQYNADTNHRCNRGWTALHEAVSRNDLEIMDILVKGGAKIESTNTYGITSLFVAAESGQLEALRYLAKCGADINTQASDGASALYEACKNGHVHIVEFLLSQGADANKANKDGLLPLHIAAKKGICEIVSMLIPVTSRIRVKRSGISPLHLAAERNNDDILEELIDAGYDVNTTLSNERACLYEDRRTTPLYFAVFNNNIYATELLLQAGANPNIDLINPLLISIRHGCLKTMKLLLDHGANIDAYISSHPTTFPATIMFSMKYLSLLKYLLDLGCDALSCFQCQYGNCPHPALNYRRDRFNDPQLSKEPTITQFCDMVSTPEISRWAGPIIDVLLDYVGNVQLCSRLKEHIDSYEDWAVIKEKAEPPRPLAHLCRVKVRSLMGRNRIKLIDTLPLPYRLIRYLQHDYTQ, from the exons atggcTACAACGACAACGAAGAGCCAAAGACAAACAATAAGCTGTGAGGAATATAGTCTGTACAGCAGCATGAGTGAGGACGAGCTGATCAACATGGCCATCCAGCAGAGCCTAGGGGAGGATCCGGTAGgccaggcagcagcccagggccaCCCAAAGCCACTGGGAGGGGGTCCCAGCGAGGCAGCTGCCCCCAGCCGTGCCAACAGCCACAACCCTCCCTATCACCTCTACCCTTGGCAAAG AGAACTTGACCCTGTGGTAGCAGCAATCAGAGATGGAGATGAAAAAGAGATTTGCAACATGATGAAATCAGGAAAAGACCTTTCTGAACCTAATAAGGACGGTTGGTTACCCCTCCATGAAGCTGCATACTATGGCCAAGTGGGTTGCCTGCGCCTGTTGCAAAAAG CATATCCTGGCACGATTGACCAGCGCACCCTCAATGAGGAGACAGCTCTCTTCCTGGCCACTAGCCGGGGCAACCTGGACTGCTTgcttgccctgctgcaggctggggctgagccTGACATCTCTAACAAGGCCAGAGAAACTCCTCTCTACAAAG CCTGTGAGCGCAAGAATGCAGAGGCTGCAAGACTCCTGGTACAGTACAATGCTGATACCAACCACCGCTGCAATCGAGGATGGACTGCTCTCCATGAGGCTGTCTCCAGAAATGACCTGGAGATTATGGATATCCTGGTGAAAGGAGGTGCCAAGATTGAGTCTACAAATACCTATGGGATCACTTCTTTATTTGTGGCAGCTGAGAGTGGGCAGTTGGAAGCTCTGAGATACCTGGCAAAATGTG gTGCTGATATAAACACTCAAGCCAGTGATGGTGCTTCTGCTCTTTATGAAGCCTGTAAAAATGGACATGTACATATTGTAGAGTTTCTTTTGTCCCAAGGAGCTGACGCTAACAAAGCCAATAAGGATGGCCTCCTACCTCTTCACATAGCAGCCAAAAAGGGAATTTGCGA GATTGTCTCCATGCTGATTCCTGTGACTAGTCGCATCCGTGTCAAGCGCAGTGGCATCAGTCCCTTGCACTTAGCAGCTGAACGCAACAATGATGACATCTTGGAAGAGCTAATTGATGCTGGCTATGACGTGAACACCACCCTCTCCAATGAACGAGCCTGCCTTTACGAGGACAGACGCACCACACCTctctattttgctgtttttaacaaCAATATCTACGCCACAGAGCTCCTGTTGCAAGCTGGAGCCAACCCTAACATTGACCTCATCAACCCACTGCTTATCTCCATACGCCATGGTTGCCTGAAGACAATGAAACTGCTTCTCGATCATGGAGCAAATATTGATGCCTACATTTCAAGCCATCCCACCACATTTCCAGCTACCATCATGTTTTCAATGAAGTACCTTTCTCTGCTGAAGTACCTCCTGGATCTTGGCTGTGATGCTCTTTCCTGTTTTCAATGCCAGTATGGAAACTGCCCACACCCTGCTTTAAATTACAGGCGGGACCGATTTAATGATCCTCAGCTGTCCAAAGAACCAACCATAACGCAG ttttgTGATATGGTGTCTACTCCAGAGATAAGTCGCTGGGCTGGGCCAATTATTGATGTTCTCCTGGATTATGTGGGTAACGTCCAGCTCTGTTCCCGGCTCAAGGAGCATATAGACAGCTATGAGGACTGGGctgtcattaaagaaaaagcag AGCCTCCACGACCTCTTGCCCATCTTTGTCGTGTCAAGGTACGAAGCTTGATGGGAAGAAATCGCATTAAACTCATTGACACATTGCCTCTTCCATACAGACTGATTCGATACTTACAGCATGATTACACACAGTGA
- the ASB2 gene encoding ankyrin repeat and SOCS box protein 2 isoform X1 produces the protein MATTTTKSQRQTISCEEYSLYSSMSEDELINMAIQQSLGEDPVGQAAAQGHPKPLGGGPSEAAAPSRANSHNPPYHLYPWQRLAARGRIQPPNAGAAWAARRRYDGSLCSTAQPIELDPVVAAIRDGDEKEICNMMKSGKDLSEPNKDGWLPLHEAAYYGQVGCLRLLQKAYPGTIDQRTLNEETALFLATSRGNLDCLLALLQAGAEPDISNKARETPLYKACERKNAEAARLLVQYNADTNHRCNRGWTALHEAVSRNDLEIMDILVKGGAKIESTNTYGITSLFVAAESGQLEALRYLAKCGADINTQASDGASALYEACKNGHVHIVEFLLSQGADANKANKDGLLPLHIAAKKGICEIVSMLIPVTSRIRVKRSGISPLHLAAERNNDDILEELIDAGYDVNTTLSNERACLYEDRRTTPLYFAVFNNNIYATELLLQAGANPNIDLINPLLISIRHGCLKTMKLLLDHGANIDAYISSHPTTFPATIMFSMKYLSLLKYLLDLGCDALSCFQCQYGNCPHPALNYRRDRFNDPQLSKEPTITQFCDMVSTPEISRWAGPIIDVLLDYVGNVQLCSRLKEHIDSYEDWAVIKEKAEPPRPLAHLCRVKVRSLMGRNRIKLIDTLPLPYRLIRYLQHDYTQ, from the exons atggcTACAACGACAACGAAGAGCCAAAGACAAACAATAAGCTGTGAGGAATATAGTCTGTACAGCAGCATGAGTGAGGACGAGCTGATCAACATGGCCATCCAGCAGAGCCTAGGGGAGGATCCGGTAGgccaggcagcagcccagggccaCCCAAAGCCACTGGGAGGGGGTCCCAGCGAGGCAGCTGCCCCCAGCCGTGCCAACAGCCACAACCCTCCCTATCACCTCTACCCTTGGCAAAG ATTGGCAGCCAGAGGCCGCATTCAGCCACCCAACGCAGGGGCAGCCTGGGCAGCCAGGCGAAGGTACGACGgcagcctctgcagcacagcccagcccat AGAACTTGACCCTGTGGTAGCAGCAATCAGAGATGGAGATGAAAAAGAGATTTGCAACATGATGAAATCAGGAAAAGACCTTTCTGAACCTAATAAGGACGGTTGGTTACCCCTCCATGAAGCTGCATACTATGGCCAAGTGGGTTGCCTGCGCCTGTTGCAAAAAG CATATCCTGGCACGATTGACCAGCGCACCCTCAATGAGGAGACAGCTCTCTTCCTGGCCACTAGCCGGGGCAACCTGGACTGCTTgcttgccctgctgcaggctggggctgagccTGACATCTCTAACAAGGCCAGAGAAACTCCTCTCTACAAAG CCTGTGAGCGCAAGAATGCAGAGGCTGCAAGACTCCTGGTACAGTACAATGCTGATACCAACCACCGCTGCAATCGAGGATGGACTGCTCTCCATGAGGCTGTCTCCAGAAATGACCTGGAGATTATGGATATCCTGGTGAAAGGAGGTGCCAAGATTGAGTCTACAAATACCTATGGGATCACTTCTTTATTTGTGGCAGCTGAGAGTGGGCAGTTGGAAGCTCTGAGATACCTGGCAAAATGTG gTGCTGATATAAACACTCAAGCCAGTGATGGTGCTTCTGCTCTTTATGAAGCCTGTAAAAATGGACATGTACATATTGTAGAGTTTCTTTTGTCCCAAGGAGCTGACGCTAACAAAGCCAATAAGGATGGCCTCCTACCTCTTCACATAGCAGCCAAAAAGGGAATTTGCGA GATTGTCTCCATGCTGATTCCTGTGACTAGTCGCATCCGTGTCAAGCGCAGTGGCATCAGTCCCTTGCACTTAGCAGCTGAACGCAACAATGATGACATCTTGGAAGAGCTAATTGATGCTGGCTATGACGTGAACACCACCCTCTCCAATGAACGAGCCTGCCTTTACGAGGACAGACGCACCACACCTctctattttgctgtttttaacaaCAATATCTACGCCACAGAGCTCCTGTTGCAAGCTGGAGCCAACCCTAACATTGACCTCATCAACCCACTGCTTATCTCCATACGCCATGGTTGCCTGAAGACAATGAAACTGCTTCTCGATCATGGAGCAAATATTGATGCCTACATTTCAAGCCATCCCACCACATTTCCAGCTACCATCATGTTTTCAATGAAGTACCTTTCTCTGCTGAAGTACCTCCTGGATCTTGGCTGTGATGCTCTTTCCTGTTTTCAATGCCAGTATGGAAACTGCCCACACCCTGCTTTAAATTACAGGCGGGACCGATTTAATGATCCTCAGCTGTCCAAAGAACCAACCATAACGCAG ttttgTGATATGGTGTCTACTCCAGAGATAAGTCGCTGGGCTGGGCCAATTATTGATGTTCTCCTGGATTATGTGGGTAACGTCCAGCTCTGTTCCCGGCTCAAGGAGCATATAGACAGCTATGAGGACTGGGctgtcattaaagaaaaagcag AGCCTCCACGACCTCTTGCCCATCTTTGTCGTGTCAAGGTACGAAGCTTGATGGGAAGAAATCGCATTAAACTCATTGACACATTGCCTCTTCCATACAGACTGATTCGATACTTACAGCATGATTACACACAGTGA